The following are from one region of the Eubacterium sp. MSJ-33 genome:
- a CDS encoding DUF5688 family protein, translated as MTYEEFMDEFQKHLSQELEHADIEKLQLQKINGKRDALAIREGDCNTVPIIYMDNQYEKYMQGDSVEDLARQVADNYTECMREEKIDDTFVPEPTYQDAQKNLYCAVINGEMNKELLKTVPHERIEDLAIIPRMKVGNIGSYLVTTEICGMVGMTEKEILQTAKANTAKEKFVCRDLTEVVCGIMKSRHMPQSYIDETRYMGQTSSPIYMLTNEAAYDGAAILTSPEAMDQVRERIGEDFYIIPSSRHEVLALPISEAPDIGYLKSVVDGVNKEVSSKLDVLSNEVYRYDSLTRKISIADKMVNTLGKTEKKTKGKGR; from the coding sequence ATGACATATGAAGAATTTATGGATGAATTTCAGAAGCATTTAAGTCAGGAATTGGAACATGCAGACATTGAGAAACTGCAGTTGCAGAAAATAAATGGGAAAAGAGATGCGCTTGCAATCAGGGAAGGAGATTGCAACACAGTTCCAATCATATATATGGATAATCAATATGAAAAGTATATGCAGGGGGATTCCGTGGAAGATCTGGCTCGACAGGTTGCAGACAACTATACAGAGTGTATGCGTGAAGAAAAGATAGATGATACATTTGTGCCAGAGCCAACCTATCAAGATGCACAGAAAAATTTATATTGTGCAGTTATAAATGGAGAGATGAATAAGGAATTATTAAAGACGGTTCCACATGAAAGAATAGAAGATCTTGCCATCATACCAAGAATGAAGGTGGGGAATATCGGAAGTTATCTGGTAACAACAGAAATATGTGGAATGGTTGGAATGACAGAGAAGGAAATCTTACAGACAGCTAAAGCCAATACAGCAAAAGAAAAATTCGTATGCAGAGATTTGACAGAGGTTGTATGTGGAATTATGAAAAGTCGTCACATGCCACAGAGCTATATAGATGAAACACGGTATATGGGGCAGACATCATCTCCGATATATATGCTTACAAATGAAGCAGCATATGATGGGGCGGCAATCCTCACATCCCCAGAAGCAATGGACCAGGTAAGAGAGCGGATAGGGGAAGATTTTTATATTATTCCAAGCAGCAGACATGAGGTACTTGCACTCCCAATCAGTGAGGCACCAGACATAGGATATCTGAAATCAGTGGTAGACGGTGTGAATAAAGAAGTGTCCTCAAAACTGGATGTGCTGTCAAACGAAGTGTATAGATATGATTCGCTTACCCGAAAAATCAGTATAGCAGATAAAATGGTAAACACACTTGGAAAAACAGAGAAAAAAACAAAAGGAAAAGGCAGATAG
- a CDS encoding DUF3847 domain-containing protein gives METKEELEALQKKHREQMQKNRAKVQERKNRAHRLIIRGIMAENAIGENAGSMTDEEFQDAFNRLIEKRR, from the coding sequence ATGGAAACGAAGGAAGAATTAGAAGCGTTACAGAAGAAGCATAGGGAACAGATGCAGAAGAACAGAGCCAAGGTGCAGGAAAGAAAAAATCGGGCGCACCGTCTGATCATCCGCGGAATCATGGCAGAAAATGCAATTGGAGAAAATGCAGGCAGTATGACCGATGAAGAGTTTCAAGATGCATTTAACCGGCTTATAGAAAAAAGGAGGTAA
- a CDS encoding type IV secretory system conjugative DNA transfer family protein, whose translation MKILNWLFYTGLWTQPFSMYGLMQIMNKTLSELQKDTKTGLLFLFFSFLPTIYIWNQNKTAKKNGKRQFGMLDSMNHQLDPAYQTSLRDRAKYPPVDKGYLSGEPTGIILGKYQGKYVRKDLQTDGHIMIIGGSGSGKSSCLIIPTLLSNPNIGLLAIDIKGELSRKTAKLGTEENIIFNPNDRRTYGYNPFYKLNENSTEQEIMECMQITAVSLIPMPAELRDTFWKQSARQLLTGLLIYYYKKEYHNLPDICVEILKQPMQKTLEEIQKNLGKEEIEILFLGSYLEIAEETLSGIASEVTMHLTIFATDQNIHYAFKENPLKMNPDMLNHGKHIYLSIQENKLTAYYDVLQLILNQTLSELEGRKEEEEPILFIIDELPRILSQGKLDRLLDGARTLRSRKVSLILVTQSVDALLSAYRESEVDDLISNCAYVAVLSATSKKTQDKIISWSGKYTERKNSYNQGKGASNHRSISYEKRNIVESEDLVTLPDTGELILITPKGYNRIKKAPYYKIPQLRDRSADIETFNQNIENM comes from the coding sequence ATGAAGATTCTGAACTGGCTGTTTTACACAGGCTTGTGGACGCAGCCTTTTAGCATGTATGGATTGATGCAGATCATGAATAAAACACTTTCAGAACTGCAGAAAGATACAAAGACAGGACTGCTGTTTTTATTCTTTTCATTTCTGCCTACAATCTATATATGGAATCAAAATAAAACGGCAAAGAAAAACGGAAAACGGCAGTTTGGAATGCTTGATTCCATGAATCATCAATTAGATCCAGCATATCAGACAAGCCTTAGAGACAGAGCGAAATATCCACCTGTGGATAAGGGATACCTGTCTGGAGAACCCACAGGAATCATATTGGGAAAATACCAAGGGAAATATGTAAGAAAAGATTTACAGACAGATGGACATATCATGATTATCGGTGGTTCCGGTTCTGGAAAAAGTTCCTGTCTCATCATTCCGACTTTGTTATCCAATCCCAATATTGGTTTACTAGCCATTGATATCAAGGGGGAGTTATCCAGAAAGACAGCAAAGCTTGGAACAGAAGAGAACATAATCTTCAATCCCAATGACAGAAGAACATATGGGTATAATCCATTTTACAAATTAAATGAAAATTCAACAGAGCAGGAGATTATGGAATGTATGCAGATCACGGCAGTTTCTTTGATACCAATGCCGGCAGAATTGCGTGATACTTTCTGGAAGCAGTCAGCCAGACAGCTTTTGACAGGTCTCCTTATCTATTACTATAAGAAAGAATATCACAATCTTCCAGACATATGTGTTGAAATCCTGAAACAACCAATGCAGAAAACATTGGAGGAAATTCAAAAGAACCTTGGAAAGGAAGAGATAGAAATATTATTTCTTGGTTCTTATCTGGAAATTGCGGAAGAAACATTATCAGGTATTGCATCGGAAGTAACCATGCATCTGACAATCTTTGCAACAGATCAGAACATTCATTATGCATTCAAGGAAAATCCATTAAAAATGAACCCGGATATGCTGAATCATGGCAAGCACATTTATCTATCCATACAGGAGAATAAACTGACTGCTTACTATGATGTATTGCAGTTGATACTGAACCAAACATTATCAGAATTGGAAGGAAGAAAAGAAGAGGAAGAACCAATTCTGTTTATCATAGATGAGCTTCCAAGAATCCTGTCACAGGGAAAACTGGATAGGCTGCTGGATGGAGCAAGAACATTACGGTCAAGAAAGGTAAGCCTGATACTGGTTACGCAGAGTGTAGATGCACTGCTTTCTGCATACAGGGAAAGTGAGGTAGATGATTTAATCAGCAATTGTGCATATGTAGCTGTGCTTTCTGCAACATCCAAGAAAACACAGGACAAGATCATAAGCTGGAGTGGAAAATATACAGAGAGAAAAAACAGTTACAATCAGGGAAAGGGAGCATCCAATCATAGAAGTATATCCTATGAGAAGAGAAATATTGTGGAATCGGAAGATCTGGTTACACTGCCAGATACAGGAGAACTGATACTGATTACACCAAAAGGGTATAACAGAATCAAGAAAGCACCCTATTATAAAATTCCACAATTGAGAGACCGATCAGCAGACATAGAAACATTCAATCAGAACATAGAAAATATGTAA
- a CDS encoding reverse transcriptase domain-containing protein: protein MGNLLDQVVEKENMEHALRTLNQNACAGIDGVKVKRLKGQFPDMYETLKCQILDGKYKPIKLLRTYIPKGNAQYRMLSIPAAVDRLIQASIVQVLSPIYQMDFSEFSYGFIKDRGCYPALLHALNEINKGKTHIIKIDLKKFFDNVPHDTLMQILRKKIQDEELLKLIYKYLITKALIPKKGTVAVTKGVPQGGPLSPLLSNIFLNELDQFLQDQNITFSRYADDCIILCGSEWEACCRYEKVLTFIEQDLNLEINYKKSNVCDASKIEFLGYTFKKIEFGYVFDVTDERITDLQDRMLKIIEEYYEMVSNKDFVQKLMELTRGWINYYYMAGIEAKLADVDKWFRETITEIHKYDKEVYLAECRELRHGGMTKAQAYRTANADRKMAGKTVIQLNIPIEKYYGWLLDAGYKPCTELLRRIRKKRKEI, encoded by the coding sequence ATGGGTAATCTCTTAGATCAGGTAGTGGAAAAAGAGAATATGGAACATGCATTAAGGACATTGAATCAAAATGCCTGTGCAGGAATCGATGGGGTGAAGGTAAAACGGTTGAAAGGACAGTTCCCAGACATGTATGAGACATTAAAATGTCAGATATTGGATGGGAAGTACAAGCCAATCAAATTGCTACGCACTTACATTCCCAAGGGAAATGCACAGTATAGGATGCTCAGTATCCCTGCTGCCGTAGACAGGCTGATACAGGCATCCATTGTACAAGTCCTTTCTCCAATCTACCAGATGGATTTCTCAGAATTCAGTTATGGATTTATCAAGGACAGAGGCTGTTATCCAGCACTTCTGCATGCCTTGAATGAGATAAACAAAGGGAAAACTCATATCATCAAAATTGACCTGAAAAAATTCTTTGACAATGTACCACATGATACATTGATGCAGATTTTGAGGAAGAAAATACAGGATGAGGAGCTTTTGAAACTGATATACAAATATCTGATTACAAAAGCTCTCATACCTAAAAAAGGAACAGTAGCAGTGACAAAGGGCGTGCCACAAGGTGGTCCTTTGTCACCGTTGCTATCCAATATCTTTCTGAATGAATTAGACCAGTTTCTGCAGGACCAGAATATCACATTCAGCAGATATGCAGATGATTGTATCATCCTGTGTGGAAGTGAATGGGAGGCTTGCTGTCGGTATGAGAAGGTACTCACATTCATTGAACAAGATCTGAATCTTGAAATCAACTATAAGAAGTCCAATGTATGTGATGCATCCAAGATAGAATTTCTAGGATATACATTCAAAAAAATAGAATTTGGGTATGTGTTTGATGTAACAGATGAAAGAATCACAGATCTGCAGGACAGAATGTTGAAAATCATTGAGGAATATTATGAGATGGTTTCAAATAAGGACTTTGTGCAGAAGCTGATGGAGCTTACAAGGGGGTGGATAAATTATTACTACATGGCAGGAATAGAAGCAAAGCTGGCAGATGTAGACAAGTGGTTTCGAGAGACAATCACAGAAATCCATAAGTATGACAAAGAAGTTTATCTGGCAGAATGCAGGGAGCTGAGGCATGGTGGAATGACAAAAGCACAGGCATACAGAACCGCAAATGCAGACCGAAAAATGGCAGGAAAAACAGTGATTCAGTTGAACATTCCGATAGAGAAATATTATGGATGGCTTCTTGATGCCGGGTATAAACCCTGCACGGAACTGTTAAGAAGAATAAGGAAGAAAAGGAAGGAGATATAA
- a CDS encoding DUF2815 family protein: MENKVIIQAIAAYLHCFEPYSFAKDGSNGRYMCTCIYSKYDKKTKAKVEKAVQAAIEKGKRELWKGKVPPNLYIPVKDGDERDGKDSAFKDSLYIVSKSKIAPDVVDQKVHPIFDKKKIYSGCVCNIALTFLPYKAGPNNGITCMLGNIQLVKQTPAMGGRTRAEDDFDVIVDESEETEESTEDNVFRPLEEEG, from the coding sequence ATGGAGAATAAGGTTATCATCCAAGCCATTGCTGCGTATCTGCACTGCTTTGAACCATATTCTTTTGCCAAGGATGGGAGCAATGGAAGGTACATGTGTACCTGCATTTACTCTAAATATGATAAGAAAACCAAGGCAAAGGTGGAGAAGGCAGTACAGGCAGCCATTGAAAAAGGAAAAAGGGAACTTTGGAAAGGAAAAGTGCCACCAAATCTTTATATCCCAGTTAAAGATGGAGATGAAAGAGATGGGAAAGACAGTGCATTTAAGGACAGCCTGTATATTGTTTCAAAATCAAAGATTGCTCCAGATGTCGTAGACCAGAAGGTGCATCCAATCTTTGACAAAAAGAAGATTTACTCAGGCTGTGTATGCAACATTGCATTGACATTTCTTCCATATAAGGCAGGACCAAACAATGGTATTACATGTATGCTTGGAAATATTCAGCTTGTAAAACAGACACCAGCAATGGGCGGCCGTACACGTGCAGAAGATGATTTCGATGTAATTGTGGATGAGTCAGAAGAAACAGAAGAGTCAACAGAAGATAATGTATTTAGACCTTTGGAAGAGGAAGGATAG
- a CDS encoding helix-turn-helix domain-containing protein: MQDINLMLYKAAEKEWGTQRAMASHFDLSPTSLNRLFNGGRKLEICRFVNVCHALEILPQDLIKGSMEKTWQYEAQPMTNQKVAQAITEIRHERMKEFTAEEQKALSRNNLEHKEMDAAIRR; the protein is encoded by the coding sequence ATGCAAGATATCAATTTAATGTTGTACAAGGCTGCGGAAAAGGAATGGGGAACACAGAGGGCAATGGCATCCCATTTCGATTTAAGTCCAACCAGTCTGAATAGGCTGTTTAATGGAGGCAGAAAGTTGGAAATCTGTAGGTTTGTCAATGTATGCCATGCTCTGGAAATCCTGCCACAGGATTTAATTAAAGGAAGTATGGAAAAAACATGGCAGTATGAAGCACAGCCAATGACGAATCAGAAGGTTGCACAAGCCATCACAGAGATTCGGCATGAGAGAATGAAAGAATTCACAGCAGAAGAACAAAAAGCACTGTCAAGAAATAATCTGGAGCATAAGGAGATGGATGCTGCAATCAGAAGGTGA
- a CDS encoding helix-turn-helix domain-containing protein has translation MAYITKDKIEVEAVKIPIDFLKEGKLNLKEKGLYIHICSLPENWNYSMLGMSRICADGVDAIRSAQKKLIKEGFIKITPQEIINGYKQYKHVDVLANTYETEKNYVLIPLYLCKGLPSEDIGKIKKDKSSLTLSELALWAILCCLAPGWKYTDTDVAKIFGGNSGQIRNARAGLIRKGYITVTKHSHLSNGQYVADDYHLNVTSSV, from the coding sequence ATGGCATATATCACCAAGGACAAGATTGAGGTTGAAGCAGTAAAGATTCCCATTGATTTTCTAAAAGAGGGAAAGTTGAATCTGAAAGAAAAGGGGTTATATATTCATATCTGCTCTCTGCCAGAAAACTGGAATTACTCCATGCTCGGCATGAGCAGAATCTGTGCAGATGGTGTAGATGCTATCAGATCTGCACAGAAGAAACTGATTAAAGAGGGATTCATCAAGATTACACCGCAGGAAATCATAAATGGATATAAACAGTATAAGCATGTAGATGTACTGGCTAATACATATGAGACAGAGAAGAACTATGTGCTGATTCCGTTGTATCTCTGCAAAGGTTTGCCATCTGAAGATATTGGAAAGATAAAGAAGGATAAAAGCAGTCTCACCCTGTCTGAGCTGGCATTATGGGCGATTCTCTGCTGTCTTGCTCCAGGCTGGAAGTACACAGATACAGATGTGGCTAAGATTTTTGGTGGCAATTCAGGACAAATCAGAAATGCAAGAGCTGGTCTCATCAGAAAAGGTTATATCACTGTCACTAAACATTCTCATCTGTCAAATGGTCAATATGTAGCAGATGATTATCATTTGAATGTCACTTCAAGTGTATAA
- a CDS encoding N-6 DNA methylase, which produces MNTQTYQNQLNTIASTLNINMRNLSNLRDIDKAMIVSACLLSIKFKEDGLFDFSCLSSDEEITDGAKLYSLLADELANIISDEATLTVIMNCFLCVKQIESINHIHSKLGTTPIKYFLQYLDENLVSFCKEHNLNDDYLGLFYTLFMKYSSDSKHLGVVVTPTYIMDLCADLINLNAFDIIIDPCCGTGSFLISSFINKEVGKSNLYGYDIEPHMFTITITNLILRGCRPDHITCRDFLETPSSLIKDTVKATVGFMNPPYAQGKTDASLSEIFFVKHFLDSLSDGARCAVIVPAATFVDSKQTNCYKFDIHKHHTLEGIITLNPNTFYGVATNSVIAIFTAHQPHPTDKLCKFIDFKDDGYINHPHTQRIYTPEADIKKEYLLKVWNNEIKSDANFCIQTTVQKDDEWLFNFYHANLNIPSEKVFEEKVNNYLTFHFNMILNGRSELFQNGPEKGTYIPLEELQNKKWGVFQLGEDFIISGAKITNEKKLMEGNDIPRITTSKFDNGYEDFYSKILSNGKMAKLNARQVVTIETASKGTTFYQPSDFISNPHLITIKFKEREMNQYTGLFLCACISNAIDGKYFYGYKFSLFRILKEKIILPVTKNGEIDYDYMEQYCKNLFIKKNNIVHEYGF; this is translated from the coding sequence ATGAATACACAAACATATCAAAATCAACTAAATACCATTGCTTCCACACTGAATATAAATATGAGAAATCTCAGCAATCTCAGAGATATTGATAAAGCCATGATTGTATCTGCATGTTTACTTTCTATAAAATTCAAAGAAGATGGTTTATTTGATTTTAGCTGCCTTTCTTCTGATGAAGAAATAACAGATGGTGCAAAGCTTTATTCTTTGCTTGCTGATGAGTTGGCAAACATCATTTCTGACGAAGCCACTCTTACTGTTATTATGAATTGTTTTCTCTGTGTAAAGCAGATTGAAAGTATCAATCATATTCATTCAAAATTAGGAACCACACCTATCAAATATTTTTTGCAATATTTAGATGAGAATCTTGTCAGTTTCTGCAAGGAACATAATTTGAATGATGATTATCTCGGTTTGTTTTACACCCTATTTATGAAATATTCTTCAGATTCAAAGCATTTGGGTGTTGTTGTGACTCCTACATATATCATGGATTTATGTGCTGATCTGATTAACCTTAATGCTTTTGACATTATCATTGATCCGTGCTGTGGTACAGGCAGTTTTCTCATTTCATCTTTTATAAATAAAGAAGTTGGAAAGAGTAACCTGTATGGATATGATATTGAACCACATATGTTTACTATCACCATTACAAATTTGATTTTAAGAGGTTGCAGACCAGATCATATAACATGTAGAGATTTTCTTGAAACTCCAAGTTCTCTGATAAAAGACACAGTGAAGGCAACTGTTGGATTTATGAATCCTCCATATGCCCAAGGGAAAACAGATGCTTCACTCAGTGAGATATTTTTTGTGAAGCATTTTCTTGATTCGCTGTCAGATGGAGCAAGATGTGCAGTCATTGTTCCTGCAGCCACCTTTGTAGATTCCAAACAGACAAACTGCTATAAATTTGACATCCACAAGCACCATACATTAGAAGGAATTATCACATTAAATCCAAATACTTTCTATGGTGTTGCTACCAATTCTGTCATTGCCATCTTTACAGCACACCAACCACACCCTACAGACAAGCTCTGTAAATTTATAGATTTTAAGGATGATGGCTATATCAATCATCCACATACCCAAAGGATTTACACACCAGAGGCAGATATAAAAAAAGAATATCTATTAAAAGTTTGGAACAATGAGATAAAATCAGATGCCAACTTCTGCATACAAACTACTGTACAAAAAGATGATGAATGGCTATTTAATTTTTATCATGCCAACTTAAATATACCAAGTGAAAAAGTGTTTGAGGAAAAAGTGAATAACTATCTCACATTCCACTTCAACATGATATTAAATGGCAGATCTGAGTTATTCCAAAATGGACCTGAAAAAGGTACTTATATTCCACTTGAAGAACTTCAAAATAAAAAGTGGGGTGTATTTCAGCTTGGAGAGGATTTCATTATCTCCGGTGCTAAAATTACAAATGAAAAAAAATTGATGGAAGGAAATGATATTCCAAGAATAACCACTTCCAAATTTGACAATGGTTATGAAGATTTTTATTCCAAGATTTTATCCAATGGAAAAATGGCAAAGCTTAATGCAAGGCAAGTAGTTACCATAGAAACAGCATCCAAAGGAACAACCTTTTATCAACCGAGTGATTTTATCTCCAATCCTCATTTAATTACTATCAAATTCAAGGAAAGAGAAATGAACCAATATACAGGACTTTTCCTATGTGCCTGCATCTCAAATGCCATTGATGGAAAATATTTTTACGGCTATAAATTCAGTTTGTTTCGAATTCTAAAAGAAAAAATCATTCTTCCTGTCACCAAGAATGGTGAGATTGACTATGATTATATGGAGCAGTATTGCAAAAATCTTTTCATTAAAAAAAATAATATAGTTCATGAATATGGATTTTAA
- a CDS encoding DUF6017 domain-containing protein has translation MAKRMKEVHLDEHKKEAYLKKLDNNINQDEIRITRLDDLEMTQEAIEIAQDVVIHPRGKYRINGATYTIDEVMERLSKLTTDHIKCVAFKLNHYKGIIQNRYGYVLSTLFNITRQTQKQAKELLEYLIEEDKEKDEYEDD, from the coding sequence ATGGCAAAAAGGATGAAAGAAGTTCATTTAGATGAGCACAAAAAAGAAGCCTATCTAAAGAAACTTGATAACAATATAAATCAGGACGAGATTCGAATCACAAGGCTTGATGATTTGGAGATGACTCAGGAAGCAATCGAGATTGCCCAGGATGTGGTGATACATCCGAGGGGGAAATATAGAATCAATGGTGCAACATATACCATTGATGAGGTGATGGAAAGATTAAGTAAGCTCACAACAGATCACATTAAATGTGTGGCATTTAAGCTGAACCATTATAAAGGTATCATCCAAAATCGATATGGATATGTCTTGTCTACTTTGTTCAACATCACTAGACAGACACAAAAGCAGGCAAAAGAGCTGCTTGAATATCTGATTGAAGAAGACAAAGAAAAAGATGAATACGAAGACGATTGA
- a CDS encoding helix-turn-helix domain-containing protein — MQEEYYTVAEIQKILRIGRTNVYDLIRQPDFPKTQLGNKYLIPKSQFENFMKHIMYKQYKY; from the coding sequence ATGCAGGAAGAATATTACACAGTTGCAGAAATCCAAAAGATTCTCCGAATTGGAAGAACAAATGTGTATGATCTGATTCGACAGCCAGATTTTCCCAAAACACAACTTGGGAATAAATACCTTATTCCCAAGTCTCAATTTGAAAATTTCATGAAGCACATTATGTATAAGCAGTATAAATATTGA
- a CDS encoding tyrosine-type recombinase/integrase, with translation MEKTENKTLNLGKNKGAITQLENGKYRYSKMIITDRGKRTCICVTCSSIPECIKKMSIKEKKIDQKKDYKVNTPLADAMYMWVQNVKAPTLVPQSIKSLNKTIKNQIEPSDIGHMRYQSVTTEELQSLINKLNLVDHYSKSTIKKTYDALNAFYRYTSTVHKFDNPMELVVKPSETNIIKPTKEIHYLSEEDTKKFIMAALSTYSDGDLIYKYGPMIAANLFLGLRISELLALQWKDINLEENYITINKTLITMDNPAYDSTQPEKMKRNKIYKNIEVIQHFTKNKKTRYVAINSSARELILYYRKSLEEYSPENYVLQTRNGNTTNVSGIAKTLAYIQKRAGIENKITGTHELRHTCASFYFANDIPIEVICAILGNSREVCEKTYVHIIEKNKREAAAKINLPGLDLHLNIE, from the coding sequence ATGGAGAAAACAGAAAACAAAACATTGAATTTAGGTAAGAATAAAGGTGCCATTACTCAGCTTGAAAATGGAAAGTATCGATATTCAAAAATGATTATTACAGATAGAGGAAAAAGAACCTGTATATGTGTTACCTGTTCATCTATTCCTGAATGTATAAAGAAGATGTCAATTAAAGAGAAAAAGATAGATCAGAAAAAGGATTATAAAGTAAATACTCCATTAGCAGATGCTATGTATATGTGGGTACAAAATGTAAAAGCTCCTACCCTTGTACCGCAATCTATTAAGAGTCTGAATAAAACCATTAAAAATCAGATTGAGCCATCTGACATTGGACATATGCGCTATCAGTCTGTCACCACAGAAGAATTACAGAGTTTGATAAACAAACTGAATCTGGTAGATCATTATTCTAAATCCACCATCAAGAAAACATATGATGCTTTGAATGCTTTCTACCGTTATACATCAACGGTACACAAATTTGACAATCCAATGGAATTAGTTGTTAAACCATCTGAAACCAATATTATCAAACCAACAAAAGAGATTCATTATCTGTCAGAAGAAGATACAAAGAAATTTATAATGGCAGCTCTGAGTACCTATAGTGATGGTGATTTAATTTATAAATATGGACCTATGATTGCTGCAAATCTTTTCCTTGGACTTAGAATATCAGAGTTACTTGCTTTGCAATGGAAAGACATTAATCTTGAGGAGAATTATATTACAATCAATAAAACACTTATCACCATGGATAATCCGGCATATGATTCTACACAACCTGAAAAAATGAAAAGAAATAAAATCTATAAAAATATAGAAGTAATACAGCATTTTACAAAAAATAAAAAGACAAGATATGTGGCAATCAATAGCAGTGCCAGAGAACTTATCTTATATTATAGAAAGAGTTTGGAAGAATACAGTCCGGAGAATTATGTATTGCAAACCAGAAATGGAAATACAACAAATGTCTCAGGGATAGCCAAGACATTAGCCTATATACAGAAAAGGGCAGGCATTGAAAACAAAATTACAGGAACGCATGAATTAAGACATACATGTGCATCCTTTTATTTTGCCAATGATATTCCAATTGAGGTTATATGTGCAATTCTTGGGAACAGCCGTGAGGTATGTGAAAAAACATATGTACATATTATTGAAAAAAATAAAAGAGAGGCGGCAGCAAAAATCAATCTTCCCGGTCTTGATCTTCATTTGAATATTGAGTGA
- a CDS encoding PAS domain-containing protein has product MNEYFRSIVDQERASVVICNLQHEIIYMNPAAIKNYAKRGGEALIGKSLLNCHNPESNKKIRQVIDWFAADVSHNLVYTGYNAKQNKDIYMVALRDSNQKLIGYYEKHEYRDRETMKFYDMQ; this is encoded by the coding sequence ATGAATGAATATTTCAGAAGTATTGTAGATCAGGAGCGGGCATCGGTTGTGATTTGTAATCTGCAACATGAAATTATTTACATGAACCCGGCAGCAATAAAAAACTATGCGAAGCGTGGTGGCGAAGCACTGATCGGAAAAAGTCTGCTTAACTGTCACAATCCGGAATCAAACAAGAAGATCCGGCAGGTGATTGACTGGTTTGCAGCGGATGTAAGCCACAATCTTGTATATACCGGTTACAATGCAAAGCAGAACAAGGATATATATATGGTAGCTTTGCGGGACAGTAATCAAAAACTCATTGGGTATTATGAGAAGCATGAATACCGTGACCGGGAGACGATGAAGTTTTATGATATGCAGTAG
- a CDS encoding HD domain-containing protein: MNYIARDDAFELLKKYNKDPFHIQHALTVEAVMKWYANELGYGDDAEYWSIVGLLHDIDFELYPAEHCLKAPELLREGGVSEDIIHGVCSHGYGITVECGETIDVKPEHEMEKVLFAADELTGLIWAAALMRPSKSTKDMELKSLKKKYKSKGFAAGCSREVIERGAEQLGWELEKLLTMTLQAMAATEDEIQAEMEAYNV, translated from the coding sequence ATGAATTACATTGCAAGAGATGATGCATTTGAATTATTGAAGAAGTACAACAAGGATCCATTTCACATCCAGCATGCATTGACAGTGGAAGCGGTTATGAAATGGTATGCAAATGAGCTTGGCTATGGCGATGATGCCGAGTATTGGAGCATCGTTGGATTGTTACATGATATTGATTTTGAATTGTATCCGGCAGAACATTGCCTGAAGGCACCGGAGTTGCTGCGCGAAGGTGGTGTGTCCGAGGATATCATTCATGGTGTATGTTCGCATGGTTATGGAATTACGGTTGAATGTGGTGAGACGATTGATGTGAAGCCGGAACATGAGATGGAAAAAGTGCTTTTTGCAGCCGATGAGTTGACCGGACTGATTTGGGCGGCCGCGCTGATGCGTCCGTCGAAGAGCACAAAGGATATGGAATTGAAATCTCTGAAGAAGAAATATAAGAGTAAGGGATTTGCAGCAGGATGTTCGCGTGAGGTAATCGAGCGCGGGGCAGAGCAGCTTGGCTGGGAGTTAGAAAAGCTTCTGACGATGACGTTACAGGCGATGGCGGCAACCGAGGATGAGATTCAGGCAGAGATGGAGGCATACAACGTATGA